A genome region from Mercenaria mercenaria strain notata chromosome 11, MADL_Memer_1, whole genome shotgun sequence includes the following:
- the LOC128546711 gene encoding uncharacterized protein LOC128546711 codes for TPVKEKQIDCFVCFTANSRSMKLNGRKSTNENFMSKLDVVLGDNNNLQDLINISETSFCRNCYKKIEQTYEFLLLALLKEATSCEDDFSKQLQEVRLQSASLTSRTASFGSVLYKYRDISRLEENADHFLDEIIEEMIQRVIALMKSRSILNMAVPANENMKQSIIPAIASAYSILMKHKYDNLSAYHRSTTIIAVRGGLEERVS; via the exons ACGCCGGTGAAAGAAAAACAGATAGATTGTTTCGTTTGTTTTACTGCAAATTCGAGGTCAATGAAGCTGAATGGTCGTAAATCCACCAACGAAAATTTTATGAGTAAGCTTGATGTAGTTTTAGGGGACAATAACAATTTACAAGATCTAATAAACATCTCAGAGACTTCGTTTTGTCGGAACTGTTACAAAAAAATTGAGCAGACATACGAATTTTTGTTATTG GCACTGTTGAAGGAGGCAACATCATGTGAGGATGACTTTTCAAAACAGCTTCAAGAAGTTAGATTACAGTCGGCTTCTTTGACATCCAGGACAGCAAGTTTTGGTTCAGTACTGTATAAGTATCGGGACATAAGCAGGTTGGAAGAGAATGCAGATCATTTCCTTGATGAGATAATAGAAGAAATGATACAAAG agtgattgccttgatgaaatctaggtcgattttgaatatgg CCGTACCTgctaatgaaaatatgaaacagtCCATTATACCCGCTATAGCTAGTGCATACAGTATTCTCATGAAGCACAAGTATGACAATCTTTCAGCATATCATAGGTCGACAACTATCATTGCTGTAAGAGGCGGCCTCGAAGAGAGAGTAAGTTGA